The genomic region CTTTAAGATGGCACAACAAGGACGGGTGTATCTCTTTGCCCCAGAGGTGCGTATCAATCCCATTCACGGGGCGGATTTGGCAGCCTTCTGTGTAGATAGGCTTTTGGAGGGCAAAGTAGGTGAGTGGAATGTAGGCGGACCTGAGGTGTTTACGTGGCGGGAAGTGGCAACTTGTGTTTTTGAAGCATTGGGTAAGCCTGCAAAGATAAGTAGGGTAAGCCCTATGGTACTCAAACCACTAATCGGAATAATGCAACTATTTAACGAGCGAAAAGCAGATACGCTGCGCTTTGTAAGCTGGAGTATGACCCACGATTGTATGGGGCAAACCACGGGGACGCATAAATTGCTCGATTTTTATACTGCACAAGCACGATAACTTAAACAAACAATAAAAGAAAACCACCATTGTAAGCGTCCTTACAATGGTGGTTTTTGAATTTTACAAAGGACTAGTAAATATTTAAGAACTTAGACTTAGTTGTTTTGTCTGTCTCGAATACTTTTGAGACAGACTAACCTTGCAAGGTGTAACCCATAAGTAAGTCTTATGGTGAGGTTGTTGTGGCAAAGAAAAAAACATTTAAGGTTTCCAGATCCGTTCTTGAGGTGTAGTCATATCATACTCAGAAGGAGCATTGATATTTTTAGGGTCTTTACCATATTGGTTACTGCCATAATCCCCTTCTCCAAAAATGAGGTATATAGGGTAAAAGGGAATGAGTTGATACCAACCGCTATTACCTACATCGTGACAACGTTTAGCCCCCTGCGCCCATACAAACCAAACATAGAAAGGCAAAAAGAAAAGATAGGGAATAAAGTAATATTTTTGTCCCGCTAAAATTAGTGAGATGACCTGAGCGATAAAGTTCGCTGCTGTGGCAATAATAATTGTTAAGCCGTACTCCAACCTGCGAATACGACCTTCAAATGAAAAAGGTGCTTTAACATAGTTAAAAAATATTAGTTATAATTGATTTTTATTTTACTTCTTCTAAGGAAAAGATAGTATGTCGCAAAATTACACCCATATTTCAATCTGCACAAATTTTTATGTTAAAATTTTATACACTAAATTATTTTTTAAACTAAGAAGCAGTTTTTTAAGCTGTTGTAATTCTCTTTCTAAAAACTATAAAAACCATATTTCTTATTCGTGCAAATATTCTGTTAACACGATATTAAGTAGTTTATTATACCAATAAAAATATATTTTTAAGAAATTATATGTTTTAACAAACTACTTTCTTCCTATACTCATCCTATACTCTTCCTGTACTGTTCCTATACTGAGCCTGTACAAAAGAATATTTTTCTTTTTCAGAAAACTGTAATCAGCTGGGGTGCATAGAGCGTATTTTTTTCGATACACAAACGAATATTTTTAAGAATTTATTTGGTGGTTTGCGAAAAAGGCCGTACCTTTGCGGCGTCAAAGTGGATGATTGCCTGTGGTAGTATCTGCTTTAAGAAAGAAGTATAATTTTAATTTATTAAAAGAAAATGGCACATAACATTAAAAAAGGCGTTATTCTTGGAAAAGAAGTACAGGAAGTATTTAAATACGCCAAAGAAAAAGGCTTTGCTTTGCCAGCAGCCAACGTAATTAGTTCAAACTCTATTAATGCAGCTTTGGAAACTGCTGTAGCTGTTAATTCACCTATGATTATTCAATTCTCTAACGGTGGGGCACAGTTTATGGCAGGTAAAGGGCTTTCGAATGAGAATCAACGTGCAGCAGTGCTCGGTGCTATCGCTGGAGCAAAACACGTGCACCAATTGGCTGAGGCTTATGGGGCGACTATCATCCTGCATACTGACCACTGCGCTAAGAAGCTATTGCCTTGGCTCGACGGTATGCTCGATGCTTCAGAAAAGCATTTTAAGGAAACAGGTAAGCCAATTTTTAGTTCGCATATGATCGACTTATCAGTGGAACCTATCAAGGAAAACATTGAGATCAGCAAACGCTATTTGGAACGTATGAGTAAGATGGGGATGACCCTTGAAATCGAGCTCGGTATGACTGGCGGTGAAGAAGACGGTGTGGATAACTCAGGTGTGGAAGACAGCAGACTTTTTACGCAACCAGAGGACGTGGCTTACGCTTATGAAGAACTTTCAAAAGTGAGCCCACAATTCACTATTGCGGCATCTTTCGGTAACGTTCACGGTGTGTACAAGCCAGGAAATGTGAAGTTGACCCCTAAGATCTTACGTAACTCACAAGACTATGTTTCTAAGAAGTACAATTTGCCTCACAACAGTTTGGACTTGGTGTTCCACGGAGGTTCAGGTTCTACTTTAGCCGAGATCAAAGAAGCTGTATCGTATGGTGTAGTGAAGATGAACATCGATACTGACTTACAATATGCTTTCACTGAAGGGGTTCGCGATTATATGAAAGCGAAAGCAGACTACTTGAAGGGGCAAGTGGGTAACCCAGAAGGAGCTGATGCGCCTAACAAGAAGTATTACGACCCACGTGTATGGCTCAGAGAAGGTGAAAAGACGTTCATTGCACGTCTTAAGAAAGCCTTTGAAGACCTTAACAATGTAAACACATTATAATAAGGAATAACATTTACAACAGATAGATTTCGGAGCGTAGATGTTTATCTACCCTCTGAAATCTATTTTTTATATTAACTATTTAACTTCATTTATATGAATACAGACAATAATTACAGTTCAGAGTTTCAGTACGGAGGGGCTTCAGTTCCTAAGCTGGTAGCCGATGTAACTGAGACTGAGCGCGCGGAGTTTTACCGCAAAACATATACTCACGTAGCCTTGGCATTATTGGCATTTATCGCAGTAGAGGCATTGCTGCTGAGGATTATCCCCGACAGCTTACTGCTGAAATTGGGTGGGCGCTATATATGGCTATTTGTGATTGGCGCCTTTTGGTTGGGCTCGGTATTGGCTAACAAATGGGCACATTCCTTGGATAGAAACACACAATATTTAGGTTTGGGCGTATACGTAGTGCTCGAGGCGCTTATCTTTTGGCCTATGATTAGGATTGCTTTGCTCTACGCCGATGGAGGTTCGATGATATCGCAGGCGGGGATTATCACCTTGGCGATGTTTGCAGGGCTTACTGCTGTAGTATTCTTCACCCGAGTGAATTTCTCCTTCTTGCGTACAGTGCTTGTAGTAGGGGGCTTTGTATCCTTAGGGCTGATTGTGGCAGGGGCACTCTTTGGTTTTGATTTAGGCTTGTGGTTCTCCGCAGGTATGATTGCCTTAGCCTCAGGAGCTATCCTTTATGAAACTTATAATATCAAGAATGAGTATGGCACTAATCAATATGTAGGGGCAGCATTGCAACTCTTTGCCTCAGTGATGTTGCTGTTCTGGTATATATTGCGCATATTCTTATCGAGAAGAGACTAAGTATTTTTTAATATCATAAGAAGCTGGGAGTTTTTTCCAGCTTTTTTTGTGCTATATTCTGAAGAATTACTACCTTTGCATCACTTTTAATAAGAAATGAAGATGATACGAGTTATATTGTTGTTATTGCCTTTTGCACTTGGGGCACAAGAGGCTGGTAATCGTTTGTCACTGCTCTTTATGGGTGACATAATGGGGCACGTTCCTCAGATAGAAGGGGCTTATGACACAACTACTAAAAAGTACGATTATACACCCGTATTTGCTAAGATAAAGCACAGGTTTGCTGCTGTGGACTTTGCTATTGCCAATCTTGAGGTTACGCTTGCTGGCAAGCCTTATAACGGTTACCCACAGTTTTCCTCACCTGATGCTTTAGCCTCAGATGCGAAGCGTAGTGGCATTGGTGTATTAGTTACAGCCAATAATCATACTTGCGATAGAGGTAAACAGGGTATCATCCGTACCCTTGACGTACTGGATTCGCTGCGTATTCCCCATACAGGTACTTTCCGCAATAAGAGTGAGCGTGAGCAACACAATCTGCTTGTGCTCAATAAAAACGGTATCACAGTGGGCTTGCTGAACTACACCTATGGCACTAATGGGCTGCCTGTACCTGAACCTACGATAGTCAATAAGATAAACTTTGAGCAAATGAAGGCTGACATTGCAGAGGCAAAGCGCTATAATCTCGATAAGCTCATCGTGATGATCCACTGGGGTATAGAGTATCAACAGCATCAGAATAAGCGACAAGAAGAAGTAGCTCAGTTTTTATTTGATAATGGAGTAGATATCATCATCGGAGGGCACCCGCACGTGTTGCAACCTATGTATTACTATCCGCAGACAAGTTTGCATAAGGAGCGGCTGGTAACTTACTCGCTGGGGAATTTTGTTTCCAACCAACGCAAGCCCAATACTGATGGGGGTGCAATGGTAGAACTCACGCTGCTAAAAGATGGTTACAGTACTCGCATAGTGGATAAAGGGTACTATCTCACGTGGGTAAATCGTACACAAAAAGCCAATGGCAAATACCACTATGAGATACTGCCTTGTAAGGAATATGAAGAGGCTAACTACAAAGAGCTCAATCAGGAAGCACAGGCTGAGATGAAGACTTTTATAGGCAATTCACGACATCTTTTTAAGAGCAATGTGTTAGTAGGGGAGAAGCCTTAGAAAATATTTTAGTGGTTATAATTGTTTTGTATTGGTAAAAAGATGTATATTTGCACGCAATTTTTCAAATAATTATACAATGAAAAGAATTATCTTGACCGCAATGGCGGTATGTGCTATGGCAACAGTACAAGCACAAAAAATCAATTTGGGTAAGGCAGTAGGAGCTGCTGCTAAGGGTGCTCAAGCACTTACATTCACTAATGAGGATGCCAAGAAGCTATCGAAAGAATCAGTAGATTGGATGGATGCTCATAACAAAGTGGCGGATAAAAACAGCCCTTACACGAAGCGTCTGAATCGTATCTTTGGTAAGCACAAGAATGAAGACGGTTTGAACCTTAACTACAAGGTCTATGAGGTGATTGATATCAATGCTTTTGCTTGTGCGGATGGTAGTGTACGTGTGTTTTCCTCACTGATGGATATTATGACTGATGACGAGCTATTGGCTGTGATAGGTCACGAAATTGGTCACGTTAAGAATGAGGATACCAAAGATGCTATTAAGGCAGCTTATACACAAGCGGCTCTTATGGATGCAGCTTCAGCATCTTCAAACACAGTGCACGCCTTGAGTAAAACTCAGATTGGTGAAATGGCAAATGCTTTCTTAGATGCAAAACACAGCAAGAAGCAAGAGTCGCAAGCTGATGATTACTCATACGACTTTATGAAGAAACACGGCTATAATGTAGTGGGAGTATACACCGCTTTTAAGAAGTTAGCACTCCTTTCAGAAGGTGCAGAACAAAGTCGCTTTCAAAAGATGATGAGTTCACACCCTGATAGCAATAAGCGTGCTGAAACTGCTAAAAAACGAGCTATCAAGGACGGTTTGTGGAAAGACCCAGGAGAAGTAAAACTCCCTACAAGCCCGATTAAATAATGTACAATTTATAATGTATAAAGCATAATAAAAAGAGGCTTCCTAATTTTTTTAGGAAGCCTCTTTGTTATTTATAATACACTACTTATCATTGTGAATATACATTATGCATTATAAAAGGTGTTTATGTGCTCTGTAGGACGACCTTACTAAGGCTCCACTCTCTACGTGGCGGAACCCAAGTTCTAAGCCTATTTCCTTGTATTTGGCGAATTGCTCAGGAGTGATAAACTCTTTCACAGGTAGATGCCTTTTTGAAGGTTGTAAATATTGCCCTATGGTAACGATATCTACTTTGGCATCTTTTAGGTCGTATAAGGTTTCAATCACCTCTTCTTCTTTTTCACCTAAGCCGAGCATAATCCCCGATTTAGTACGGTTGGCACCATTATCTTTTAAATAACGCAGCACACCTAAGCTACGGTCGTATTTTGCCTGTATACGCACTTCACGAGTGAGGCGGCGTACGGTTTCCATATTATGTGATATAATCTCAGGAGCTGCTGTAAGAATACGGTTTAGGTTGCGCTCTACTCCTTGGAAGTCAGGGATAAGTGTTTCCATAGTAGTATTGGGGTTCATACGACGCACAGCCCCAACGGTCTCAGCCCACATAATGCTACCCATATCCTTAAGGTCGTCGCGGTCTACTGAGGTGATTACGGCGTGCTTAATATTCATCAGTTTGATGGAGCGCGCTACTTTTTCAGGCTCTTCCCAGTCGAGTGTTTCAGGGCGTCCTGTTTTCACCCCACAGAATCCACAAGAGCGTGTACAGATATTCCCAAGAATCATAAAGGTAGCTGTACCTTCTCCCCAGCATTCACCCATATTAGGGCAACTTCCTGAGGTACAGATGGTATGAAGGTTATATCGGTCTACTACGTTTCTTAGTTCAGTGTACTTTTTCCCAGTGGGCAGTTTTACACGTATCCACTTTGGCTTAGGTGTTAAAGTATTGGTTTGTGTTTCTTCTATTGTAAGCGTTTCTACACTCATTATTCTAATCCTTAATACAAATTTTTTCCAAAAGTACTACTTTTTTAAATACTGACAAATTCTTCTGAGTAAAAAGTTTTCTGTATCAAATGTAAAAGTCTATAAACCAAATAGTAAACAGTTTTCCCCAATAGTCATAACAAAGATAAAATAGGATATTTTGTTGGTATTTAATTTTTTTAATTTACTTTTGCAATTCTAAAATAGACATTTGATGTTTGCACTATTTAAAAAAGAGATTCGTTATTTTTTTACATCCCCAATAGGGATTACGGTCATAGGGCTATTTGTGGTGCTCTGTGGCTTATTTTTATGGGTATTGAAGTCTGATTACAATATCTTTAATGCAGGCTTTGCTGATTTACTTCCGTTTTTCAGGTTATCCTCGTGGATATTTGTGTTTTTAGTACCTGCTTTGACGATGCGCAGTATTTCAGAGGAACGACGTAGTGGTATGCTTACTTTATTATTCACTAAGCCTTTGACAATTTGGCAGATGGTATTAGGTAAGTACGCAGGGATACTCTTATTTTTGCTGATTGTACTATTGCCTTCCGTTCTTTATGTGTATATAGTCTGGGTGCTTGGCAAACCAGTGGGTAACTTAGATGTAGCAGGTACGATAGGCTCGTATATCGCATTATTTTTGCTTATTGCTACTTTTGCAGCTGTGGGCTTATGGGCATCGGCTGTGAGTAGCAACCAGATCATTTCGTTTGTATTGGCTACTTTTTTATGTTTCTTTCTCTTTTTTGGTCTTGACCAAGTAGTGGCTTTGATAGCACCTGACAGTATCGTAGGTTATGGGTTTCAATCACATTTTGATGCTATCAGTAGAGGGGTTATCGATAGCCGTGACGTCATTTACTTTCTCTCGGTGATTATTTTCTTTTTGTATATCACTACTTTATCTCTCAAAACGTATAAGCAATGAAACGAGTATTAAAATCTATATATTTTAAAGTAGCTTTGGCATTGATAGGGCTGCTGATTCTTAATTTTATTGCCAGTAAGGCTCATACACGTGTGGATATGACCAAAGATAAGCGCTATACGCTTTCAGAGACTACACGTCGTGTGCTGCTACATATTAAAGAGCCTGTGCTCATCGAAGTGCTTTTAAAGGGCGATATCCCTACTGAATTTAAGAAGTTACAGACTGAAACGCTACAACTATTGGAGGAATATGCGGCGATGAACAGCAATATAACCGTGCAGTTTGTCAATCCTTTGGAGAATGAGTCTGACCCGCAGGCATTGATTCAGCAGATGGTACTCAATGGGCTTAATCCTCTTGAAATATCACAAACAGAAGCTGGTAATACTTCAAAAGTGCATATCTTTCCGTGGGCAGTGATTTCTACTATCGAGAATATGGGAGGCAAGCAACAAGAGCGTAGGGTAAAGGTACCTCTTTTTGTTAATAAATTAGGGGCTAATGACCAAGAACAAGTGCAGAATTCCGTACAGCGACTGGAATATAACTTCACTGATGCTCTTTATAAGCTCACGCTACACAAGCAAAAGAAAATAGCGATCTTAAAGAGTAATGGCACTCTCGAAGATATTTATATGGCTGACTTTATCAAGATGGCACGTGAGTATTACTACATTGCGCCTTTCACACTTGATTCGGTAAAGACCAATGCTGAGAAGACACTTAGAGATCTTCAGGAATATAACTTATTAGTAGTGCCCAAACCCACTGAACCTTTTACTGACCCTGAAAAGCAAGTACTCGACCAATATGTGATGGGTGGTGGACGCGTGTTATGGCTCATTGATAATGTAAATATCACGCTTGACGACCTCTATAAGGCTGGCGGTGCAGCCGTAGCAATGCCTGTAAATCTCAACCTTACAGATATGTTTTTTAGCTATGGGTTTAGGATTAATTACACGCTGGTAAACGACTTGTATTTCTCAGAAATTGTCATTGCTACTGGCGAAGGTTCGCAGTCGCGCTATATGCCTATCCCGTGGGTGTACAACCCTTTAGTGCTTTCAAAGAATAATCACCTTATTACAAATCATTTAGATGCGGTACGTTTGCAGTTTGCCAATGGGATAGATACCCT from Capnocytophaga haemolytica harbors:
- a CDS encoding DUF805 domain-containing protein; amino-acid sequence: MEYGLTIIIATAANFIAQVISLILAGQKYYFIPYLFFLPFYVWFVWAQGAKRCHDVGNSGWYQLIPFYPIYLIFGEGDYGSNQYGKDPKNINAPSEYDMTTPQERIWKP
- the fbaA gene encoding class II fructose-bisphosphate aldolase, producing MAHNIKKGVILGKEVQEVFKYAKEKGFALPAANVISSNSINAALETAVAVNSPMIIQFSNGGAQFMAGKGLSNENQRAAVLGAIAGAKHVHQLAEAYGATIILHTDHCAKKLLPWLDGMLDASEKHFKETGKPIFSSHMIDLSVEPIKENIEISKRYLERMSKMGMTLEIELGMTGGEEDGVDNSGVEDSRLFTQPEDVAYAYEELSKVSPQFTIAASFGNVHGVYKPGNVKLTPKILRNSQDYVSKKYNLPHNSLDLVFHGGSGSTLAEIKEAVSYGVVKMNIDTDLQYAFTEGVRDYMKAKADYLKGQVGNPEGADAPNKKYYDPRVWLREGEKTFIARLKKAFEDLNNVNTL
- a CDS encoding Bax inhibitor-1 family protein → MNTDNNYSSEFQYGGASVPKLVADVTETERAEFYRKTYTHVALALLAFIAVEALLLRIIPDSLLLKLGGRYIWLFVIGAFWLGSVLANKWAHSLDRNTQYLGLGVYVVLEALIFWPMIRIALLYADGGSMISQAGIITLAMFAGLTAVVFFTRVNFSFLRTVLVVGGFVSLGLIVAGALFGFDLGLWFSAGMIALASGAILYETYNIKNEYGTNQYVGAALQLFASVMLLFWYILRIFLSRRD
- a CDS encoding CapA family protein; amino-acid sequence: MIRVILLLLPFALGAQEAGNRLSLLFMGDIMGHVPQIEGAYDTTTKKYDYTPVFAKIKHRFAAVDFAIANLEVTLAGKPYNGYPQFSSPDALASDAKRSGIGVLVTANNHTCDRGKQGIIRTLDVLDSLRIPHTGTFRNKSEREQHNLLVLNKNGITVGLLNYTYGTNGLPVPEPTIVNKINFEQMKADIAEAKRYNLDKLIVMIHWGIEYQQHQNKRQEEVAQFLFDNGVDIIIGGHPHVLQPMYYYPQTSLHKERLVTYSLGNFVSNQRKPNTDGGAMVELTLLKDGYSTRIVDKGYYLTWVNRTQKANGKYHYEILPCKEYEEANYKELNQEAQAEMKTFIGNSRHLFKSNVLVGEKP
- a CDS encoding M48 family metallopeptidase, producing MKRIILTAMAVCAMATVQAQKINLGKAVGAAAKGAQALTFTNEDAKKLSKESVDWMDAHNKVADKNSPYTKRLNRIFGKHKNEDGLNLNYKVYEVIDINAFACADGSVRVFSSLMDIMTDDELLAVIGHEIGHVKNEDTKDAIKAAYTQAALMDAASASSNTVHALSKTQIGEMANAFLDAKHSKKQESQADDYSYDFMKKHGYNVVGVYTAFKKLALLSEGAEQSRFQKMMSSHPDSNKRAETAKKRAIKDGLWKDPGEVKLPTSPIK
- the lipA gene encoding lipoyl synthase, encoding MSVETLTIEETQTNTLTPKPKWIRVKLPTGKKYTELRNVVDRYNLHTICTSGSCPNMGECWGEGTATFMILGNICTRSCGFCGVKTGRPETLDWEEPEKVARSIKLMNIKHAVITSVDRDDLKDMGSIMWAETVGAVRRMNPNTTMETLIPDFQGVERNLNRILTAAPEIISHNMETVRRLTREVRIQAKYDRSLGVLRYLKDNGANRTKSGIMLGLGEKEEEVIETLYDLKDAKVDIVTIGQYLQPSKRHLPVKEFITPEQFAKYKEIGLELGFRHVESGALVRSSYRAHKHLL
- the gldF gene encoding gliding motility-associated ABC transporter permease subunit GldF; translated protein: MFALFKKEIRYFFTSPIGITVIGLFVVLCGLFLWVLKSDYNIFNAGFADLLPFFRLSSWIFVFLVPALTMRSISEERRSGMLTLLFTKPLTIWQMVLGKYAGILLFLLIVLLPSVLYVYIVWVLGKPVGNLDVAGTIGSYIALFLLIATFAAVGLWASAVSSNQIISFVLATFLCFFLFFGLDQVVALIAPDSIVGYGFQSHFDAISRGVIDSRDVIYFLSVIIFFLYITTLSLKTYKQ
- the gldG gene encoding gliding motility-associated ABC transporter substrate-binding protein GldG, producing MKRVLKSIYFKVALALIGLLILNFIASKAHTRVDMTKDKRYTLSETTRRVLLHIKEPVLIEVLLKGDIPTEFKKLQTETLQLLEEYAAMNSNITVQFVNPLENESDPQALIQQMVLNGLNPLEISQTEAGNTSKVHIFPWAVISTIENMGGKQQERRVKVPLFVNKLGANDQEQVQNSVQRLEYNFTDALYKLTLHKQKKIAILKSNGTLEDIYMADFIKMAREYYYIAPFTLDSVKTNAEKTLRDLQEYNLLVVPKPTEPFTDPEKQVLDQYVMGGGRVLWLIDNVNITLDDLYKAGGAAVAMPVNLNLTDMFFSYGFRINYTLVNDLYFSEIVIATGEGSQSRYMPIPWVYNPLVLSKNNHLITNHLDAVRLQFANGIDTLKNDIKKTVLLSSSNLAKADGTPREISLRINPDQMDKNAYKKGNIPMGVLLEGEFTSVYKDRVRPIDLKEKADKSLPTKMIVVSDGDIIKNDISGGQPLELGFDKWTSKYYDNKAFLQNAVNYLLDDTAFLQLRNKKVQLAFLDKEKVVESKKAWQVKVFVIPLVILIVTAIALLLGYRKKYRKKC